A segment of the Terriglobia bacterium genome:
GCGGATCACGACCTTGATCTTGGGCTCTGCCCAGGTATTCACCACCACGTCGCCTCGATCGGAGACGACTTTCAGTTCGCTTCCGGCGGCAAAGGGCTGCTCCACAGTAGCGCTGAAGTTGTAGGAATTCCCGAACAGGCCGCCGAGGTCGTCATCCATATCCATCTGGCCGCGCAGCGCGTTCCAGTTGATGCGGTCGCTGGCGGTAAAGCCCATGCCCAGCAGGACGAGGAAGATGATCAGGACCACGCCGCCGCCGCCGATGCCGCGGGGCTCCAGCAGCTTGATGACGCCCCACAGGATCAGCAGCGCGGGCCAGTAGCGGGCGAAATAATGGTGCAGCGATGCCCAGCTCAGGTAATGCATGTTGCCGAGCAGGAAGATGACGCCGATCAGGATAAGCACCATCGGCCCGGCCAGCGAGCGGCGCCGATGAACATGGATTTGCGGAGCGGGACTAGACATGGTCCACCTGCCGCGGTTCGGAATTCTGGGTTGGCGCCGGTGGCGCTCCCGGAGGCGCCGGCGCGATCACGTCCGTGTGCCCGGTGGTGTCCAGGTTTCCAGCGAGCACCTTCACCAGGCCTATCACGATCAGCAGGATCGGCCAGGTGCGGTTGAAATGCGCCACCCCGAATTCGCTGAGCATGAAGAGCACGCCGAGGGTGATCAGCACCGCCGGGCCCATCAGGCCGCGGCTTCGGCAGCGCGTGCAGTAGCAAGTTCGGTTGGGCTGATAGTTATCCATGGCTCATCTCCTCACATCTCCCTCGTCGCGCCGCCCGGGGGTGAGAAGCGCTTCACCAAAAGCCACACGCCGATGACGATCAGGATCAACGGCCAGAGCCGGTGGATCCAGTACGCATGGAACAGCCCCATGGTGTTCAGCAGGAACAGAACGCCCAGGCCGATGAGCACCAGGGCGCCGACCGGAACCTGCTTGAAGTCCACGCGCTCGCCGCTGCCGAACGCCTTCGCCAGCCCGAACGGATCGGGCGCCGGCTGGCCCACGCGAATGGCGTGCGCGG
Coding sequences within it:
- a CDS encoding DUF5668 domain-containing protein, producing MDNYQPNRTCYCTRCRSRGLMGPAVLITLGVLFMLSEFGVAHFNRTWPILLIVIGLVKVLAGNLDTTGHTDVIAPAPPGAPPAPTQNSEPRQVDHV